From the genome of Varibaculum prostatecancerukia, one region includes:
- the rpmI gene encoding 50S ribosomal protein L35, translated as MPKMKTHSGAKKRFRRTGSGKLMREKAGKRHLLEHKSSKLTRRLSRDQVVAPADAKRVNKLLAGNK; from the coding sequence ATGCCGAAGATGAAGACGCACTCCGGTGCGAAGAAGCGCTTCCGCCGGACTGGAAGCGGCAAATTGATGCGGGAAAAGGCGGGCAAACGCCACCTGCTAGAACACAAGTCTTCCAAACTGACCCGTCGCCTCAGCCGTGATCAGGTAGTGGCACCCGCCGATGCCAAGCGCGTAAATAAGCTGCTGGCTGGCAACAAGTAG
- a CDS encoding type II toxin-antitoxin system RelB/DinJ family antitoxin, with protein sequence MSGTTSFSVRMDKDVKQQSEDIFRNLGVNMTTAINIFLRQAIQAGGFPFEIRQKSPNYQTQMALTEAERLLADPDAKRYSDVEEALKELKS encoded by the coding sequence ATGTCCGGTACTACCAGTTTCAGTGTACGCATGGATAAAGATGTTAAGCAGCAAAGCGAAGATATTTTTCGCAATCTAGGGGTTAATATGACTACCGCGATTAATATTTTTTTGCGTCAGGCTATCCAAGCGGGAGGATTTCCGTTTGAAATCCGTCAAAAATCGCCCAACTATCAAACCCAGATGGCTCTAACAGAAGCAGAGAGATTACTAGCTGACCCAGATGCAAAACGCTATTCGGATGTCGAAGAGGCGTTAAAAGAACTAAAATCATGA
- the infC gene encoding translation initiation factor IF-3, translating into MLTDQETGTKVEVFPPGCSRVSGKNRCFRHLRVFSQPPQNQRGLFFLSLAPKNLEQGAAISNETRINERIRVKEVRLVGPSGEQVGVVRIEDALRLATEAGLDLVEVAPTAKPPVCKLMDYGKFKYEAAQKARNARRNQVNSQLKEIRFRLKIDDHDYETKKGHVIRFLEGGDKVKVMIMFRGREQSRPELGVKLLERLAEEVTEMATVESMPRQDGRNMTMVLAPTKRKHHTKSDQRRRRDQQRGETMNRQQLKDARKARRAKEAQEAEAAAKAKK; encoded by the coding sequence GTGTTAACCGACCAGGAAACTGGTACGAAAGTGGAGGTTTTCCCACCTGGATGCTCTCGGGTATCGGGTAAGAACAGATGCTTTAGGCATCTGCGCGTTTTTTCGCAGCCTCCGCAAAACCAGCGGGGGCTTTTCTTTTTAAGTCTGGCTCCCAAAAATCTCGAGCAAGGAGCAGCTATCAGCAACGAGACACGCATTAATGAACGCATCCGGGTGAAAGAAGTACGCCTAGTTGGCCCCAGTGGTGAACAGGTAGGGGTAGTCCGGATCGAGGATGCATTGCGCCTAGCCACAGAAGCTGGCTTGGATCTAGTAGAGGTCGCGCCTACGGCGAAACCTCCAGTTTGTAAGTTGATGGATTACGGCAAGTTCAAGTACGAGGCCGCACAAAAGGCTCGTAACGCTCGCCGTAACCAAGTGAACTCCCAGCTAAAAGAGATTCGTTTCCGCCTCAAAATCGATGATCACGATTACGAAACCAAGAAAGGCCACGTAATACGGTTCCTCGAAGGCGGAGACAAAGTAAAAGTCATGATTATGTTTCGCGGACGTGAACAGTCCCGCCCCGAGCTTGGCGTCAAACTTTTAGAGCGCCTGGCCGAGGAAGTAACCGAGATGGCTACCGTAGAATCTATGCCCCGTCAGGACGGACGGAATATGACTATGGTGCTGGCTCCCACGAAACGTAAACATCACACCAAATCGGATCAGCGTCGTCGCCGCGACCAACAGCGCGGCGAAACTATGAACCGTCAACAACTTAAGGATGCCCGTAAGGCTCGCAGAGCTAAAGAGGCTCAGGAAGCTGAAGCCGCAGCGAAAGCGAAAAAGTAG
- a CDS encoding response regulator transcription factor, with the protein METETKSARASGLARAGQVPRILIVDDEKLLADLLAQALSIQGWETFTANDGFQAVQLARKQRPDAVVMDVMMPVMDGFEAMERIRREREDIPVLMLTAKDAIADKIAGLRSGADDYVTKPFDLTEVELRLEALLRRSGFADENDPKEQVLRVKDLEMKVDSRQVSRAGKPIELTKTEFELCRYLMENCDRVLSKEQILDAVWHFDFGGKASVVELYISYLRKKIDQETEPLIETVRAVGYVMRSEQARG; encoded by the coding sequence ATGGAAACTGAAACAAAGTCTGCCCGTGCCTCTGGTTTGGCGCGGGCAGGCCAGGTGCCCCGAATCCTGATCGTGGATGATGAAAAATTATTAGCCGACCTATTGGCGCAGGCTCTAAGCATCCAAGGTTGGGAAACCTTCACCGCTAATGATGGATTCCAGGCGGTACAGCTGGCCAGAAAACAGCGCCCGGACGCGGTAGTGATGGACGTGATGATGCCGGTAATGGACGGTTTTGAAGCGATGGAGCGGATCCGGCGTGAGCGGGAGGATATTCCGGTGCTAATGCTTACCGCTAAGGATGCTATCGCCGATAAAATCGCGGGTCTACGCTCGGGAGCAGACGATTATGTAACCAAGCCCTTCGATTTGACCGAAGTAGAGTTGCGCCTAGAGGCACTATTGCGCCGCAGCGGTTTCGCTGATGAAAATGACCCCAAAGAGCAGGTGCTGCGGGTAAAAGATCTAGAAATGAAGGTAGATAGCCGCCAGGTTAGCCGGGCAGGAAAGCCAATCGAGCTAACAAAAACCGAGTTCGAACTGTGTCGCTACCTGATGGAAAATTGTGATCGGGTCCTTAGCAAAGAACAGATCCTGGATGCCGTCTGGCATTTTGATTTCGGCGGCAAAGCCAGCGTAGTGGAACTTTATATCTCATACCTGCGAAAAAAGATCGACCAGGAGACAGAACCATTGATTGAAACCGTGCGGGCAGTAGGGTACGTGATGCGTTCGGAGCAGGCGCGTGGCTAA
- a CDS encoding TrmH family RNA methyltransferase, with product MLNLRLDTIDNPRSQRVRTLVNLSRRSFRLKQGLLLVEGPQACAELLRFYPDAVRDVYLVTDAPSPAIQVAREALGVTSWVHPVTRQVMNLFAPSAQGIAATADLSLLPSEKLPSPDILNEGVWVVCARVQDPGNLGTIIRIADACGLAGVLALEGCADPSSPKVIRASAGSLFHLPVYSGGSLASLAGLSAENDGYLVGLSGSAETDLPTFTTSGMVTAAPLFICLGNEARGLSSEEIALCNETISIPMWGQAESLNVATAAAITLHAIASARTH from the coding sequence TTGCTTAATCTACGCCTAGACACGATTGATAATCCTCGCTCCCAGCGGGTGCGGACGCTAGTCAATCTGTCTAGGCGTAGTTTTCGTTTAAAACAAGGATTACTCCTGGTAGAAGGGCCACAGGCCTGCGCGGAGCTACTGCGTTTCTACCCGGACGCGGTTCGTGATGTTTATCTTGTTACCGATGCACCCTCCCCCGCGATCCAGGTGGCGCGGGAGGCGCTAGGGGTTACTTCCTGGGTGCATCCGGTTACCCGGCAGGTAATGAACCTGTTCGCGCCCTCCGCACAAGGAATCGCCGCCACCGCCGATCTTTCGCTGCTTCCTAGCGAAAAACTTCCGTCCCCGGATATTTTGAATGAGGGCGTGTGGGTAGTGTGCGCGCGAGTGCAAGACCCCGGTAATCTGGGCACTATTATTCGGATTGCCGATGCCTGCGGTCTGGCAGGGGTACTGGCCTTGGAAGGCTGCGCAGATCCCTCTAGTCCGAAAGTTATTCGCGCCAGCGCCGGGAGCCTGTTTCACCTTCCGGTTTACTCCGGCGGCTCCCTTGCTTCTTTAGCGGGGTTGAGCGCGGAAAACGACGGCTACCTGGTGGGGCTGTCGGGATCAGCCGAAACAGATCTCCCTACTTTTACTACTTCTGGGATGGTAACTGCCGCGCCGTTATTTATCTGCCTGGGTAATGAAGCCCGAGGTTTAAGTAGCGAGGAAATCGCCCTCTGTAATGAAACCATTTCTATTCCCATGTGGGGGCAAGCTGAATCCCTAAACGTAGCGACTGCCGCCGCGATCACCCTGCACGCCATCGCCAGTGCCCGCACTCACTAA
- a CDS encoding ABC transporter ATP-binding protein, giving the protein MKEQADPNLSTSIKVVDKEALTNAAGIAESYETTRKSRENKSLISATPKPAIATQNLTQTFGAIRALNNITLTIPAGKVTALLGPNGAGKSTLIDLATGLTKPKSGNIKVFGLDPLRAVRSGRIGVSQQSGTFPEILTIKSALQLLAAAWPKHLPIEQLMELCDLNKIAKRKIKKCSGGEVQRLKLALALLPNPDLLILDEATTGMDVNARAAFWQIMHHLAQQKRTIVFATHYLAEAEDFAHNIAILDHGQLAASGSPDKIRSLARSHLSALLAEPSLTGAQRALAKVQGGRNWNIWFDNERIHIDGADLDDALRTLAQFDEATDFSLTRASLDEAFTHITQEANR; this is encoded by the coding sequence ATGAAAGAACAAGCAGACCCCAACCTATCTACCTCCATAAAGGTAGTGGATAAAGAAGCATTAACAAATGCTGCCGGAATAGCAGAAAGTTACGAAACTACCCGGAAAAGTAGAGAAAATAAATCCCTTATTTCCGCTACCCCAAAGCCGGCAATAGCGACTCAAAACCTGACCCAAACTTTTGGCGCAATCCGCGCCCTGAACAATATAACTTTAACTATTCCTGCCGGAAAAGTAACCGCCCTGCTTGGACCAAATGGAGCCGGAAAATCAACCCTAATTGATTTAGCTACCGGACTCACCAAACCAAAATCCGGGAACATTAAAGTATTCGGTTTAGATCCGTTGCGTGCCGTTCGCTCTGGCAGGATAGGAGTCAGTCAGCAAAGCGGTACTTTTCCGGAAATACTCACGATTAAATCCGCCTTACAACTCCTAGCGGCAGCCTGGCCAAAACATTTGCCAATAGAGCAATTAATGGAGCTTTGCGATCTGAATAAAATAGCCAAACGGAAAATAAAAAAGTGTTCCGGCGGAGAAGTTCAACGGCTTAAACTTGCTTTAGCGCTCCTACCTAATCCGGATTTACTTATTCTTGATGAAGCCACCACCGGAATGGATGTGAACGCAAGAGCAGCGTTTTGGCAGATTATGCACCACCTAGCCCAGCAGAAGCGCACCATTGTTTTCGCCACCCACTATTTAGCGGAAGCCGAAGATTTTGCGCACAATATAGCCATCCTAGATCACGGGCAGCTGGCAGCCAGCGGCAGTCCCGATAAGATTCGCTCCTTGGCACGCTCGCACCTATCAGCCCTATTAGCGGAGCCCTCACTCACCGGCGCTCAGCGCGCCCTCGCCAAAGTCCAAGGAGGGCGAAACTGGAATATCTGGTTCGATAACGAGCGCATCCATATAGATGGGGCTGACCTTGATGATGCGTTACGCACCCTCGCCCAATTCGATGAAGCCACAGATTTCAGCCTGACCCGGGCATCCTTAGATGAAGCCTTTACCCATATCACCCAGGAAGCAAATCGTTAA
- the holA gene encoding DNA polymerase III subunit delta, with product MVSKQMSWRDCTLESAVLIRGPEKLLADRALTRLKQLGRNQDPALAVTEVTAAGYQVGSLDSLTSPSLFGEARLLVIPDFESADEALGEDLAAYLVTPQPDCWVVALHDGTNKGKRQVDKIKKAGAREVKVAKVKNARDKLALVVEEVRTVGGRIEPAGAQLLVDALGGDLAELIGAARQLVSDYPQAVTLQAVQQFYGSRVGATGFNVADAAAVGNLSRALVLLRQAFSSGVEPVAIGGALALKFRNLAKVSVRGINPAQLGMAPWQVEKARREVRGWKDSQLAAAIKIIAQADEDAKGASRDPQYALEAAVRKICQLRQR from the coding sequence ATGGTCTCAAAGCAGATGAGTTGGCGCGATTGCACCCTGGAATCCGCAGTATTGATTCGCGGACCAGAAAAACTGCTGGCAGATCGGGCGCTGACCCGCTTGAAACAACTGGGACGAAACCAGGATCCGGCTCTAGCAGTGACTGAGGTGACCGCTGCCGGGTATCAAGTAGGATCCCTGGATTCTTTGACTTCGCCCTCTTTGTTTGGGGAAGCCCGCCTGTTGGTGATTCCTGATTTTGAATCCGCTGATGAAGCTTTGGGTGAGGACTTGGCCGCCTATCTGGTGACCCCGCAACCTGATTGCTGGGTGGTAGCGCTCCACGATGGCACTAATAAAGGAAAACGCCAGGTAGACAAGATAAAGAAGGCAGGAGCTAGGGAAGTTAAAGTTGCGAAAGTAAAGAATGCCCGCGACAAACTTGCCTTAGTAGTTGAAGAAGTGCGCACGGTCGGCGGACGCATAGAGCCAGCTGGGGCACAGCTGCTAGTAGATGCGCTAGGTGGGGATTTGGCGGAACTAATCGGCGCTGCTCGCCAGTTAGTTTCTGACTATCCGCAGGCGGTAACTTTGCAGGCAGTGCAGCAGTTCTATGGTTCGCGGGTAGGAGCTACTGGCTTTAACGTGGCCGATGCAGCAGCGGTGGGGAATCTTTCGCGCGCCCTAGTGCTGCTACGACAAGCGTTTTCTTCCGGGGTGGAGCCGGTCGCGATCGGGGGTGCGCTCGCACTCAAGTTTCGCAACCTGGCAAAAGTGAGCGTGCGGGGAATAAACCCTGCCCAGCTGGGAATGGCACCTTGGCAGGTGGAAAAAGCTCGGCGGGAAGTGCGCGGATGGAAAGATTCACAATTAGCGGCAGCGATTAAAATTATTGCGCAAGCAGACGAGGACGCTAAAGGCGCTAGCCGGGATCCGCAATATGCCCTCGAGGCAGCAGTCAGGAAAATTTGCCAGCTGCGGCAGCGTTAA
- a CDS encoding Fur family transcriptional regulator encodes MAMQRKTRQRDAIMAIMADETDFRSAQQVHAALMGAGQTVGLATVYRNLQTLTEVGELDSLRSEGGETLYRRCAARRHHHHLVCRSCGYTVDIQDDQLEQWISEISQRYQFSDIEHMADIFGLCANCANRPTK; translated from the coding sequence ATGGCAATGCAGCGTAAAACCCGGCAGCGAGACGCGATCATGGCGATTATGGCTGATGAAACCGATTTTCGCTCCGCCCAGCAAGTGCATGCTGCCCTAATGGGTGCCGGGCAAACCGTGGGACTAGCTACGGTGTATCGGAACCTGCAGACCCTAACCGAGGTAGGAGAGCTGGATAGCTTGCGTTCGGAAGGGGGCGAAACCCTTTATCGGCGGTGTGCGGCGCGCCGACACCATCACCACCTGGTGTGTCGCAGCTGTGGATACACCGTCGATATCCAAGATGACCAGTTAGAACAGTGGATTTCCGAAATTTCTCAGCGCTACCAGTTCAGCGATATCGAACATATGGCAGATATTTTCGGCCTCTGTGCCAACTGTGCGAACCGGCCCACAAAATAA
- a CDS encoding response regulator transcription factor → MISLMLVDDQTLVRQALASLLSLEDDLKVSGQADNNQAALQQLRALQNSGQAVDVALVDIEMGSDSGLDLTREIKQAFPDTKVLIVTTFGRPGYLSRALAAGASGFIVKDTPADQLVSIIRNIYAGAKHIDPKLAADALAQGPNPLTPREIETLNCALAGASIEQIAATVFLAPGTVRNIISGAMTKLGAKSRIEAAQTASAAGWL, encoded by the coding sequence ATGATTTCGCTAATGCTGGTAGATGACCAAACCCTGGTGCGACAAGCTTTAGCCAGTTTGCTTAGTTTAGAGGACGACCTCAAAGTTTCAGGGCAGGCTGACAACAACCAGGCAGCGTTACAGCAGCTGCGCGCCCTACAAAATAGTGGACAGGCAGTTGATGTGGCGTTGGTAGATATTGAGATGGGGTCAGATTCCGGACTGGATTTAACTCGCGAAATCAAACAGGCTTTCCCAGACACAAAAGTACTGATAGTAACGACTTTTGGTCGTCCCGGATATTTAAGCCGAGCGCTTGCGGCAGGAGCTAGCGGTTTTATTGTCAAAGACACCCCCGCGGATCAGCTGGTGAGCATTATTCGCAATATCTATGCGGGAGCTAAACATATTGACCCTAAATTGGCTGCCGATGCCCTAGCTCAAGGACCTAATCCTTTAACCCCGCGAGAAATCGAAACTCTGAACTGTGCCTTAGCTGGGGCTAGTATCGAGCAAATAGCGGCTACAGTTTTCCTAGCTCCCGGCACGGTACGTAATATCATTTCCGGTGCAATGACCAAGCTGGGAGCTAAAAGCAGAATCGAAGCTGCTCAAACCGCTAGCGCCGCCGGTTGGCTATAA
- a CDS encoding sensor histidine kinase: MLKNRDSWAFAFPPLLFLILPLYYMSAGFPQISYLVAFFLMVLFGAFYVAAWLQIPYRPRRLSSLNIAILAGLIATYLGGWWIAGTNAPVAFQASYLCSVAIFLLPARLDYYALGIIYLLTMLQVAISPSITNWSAVLITIFTSLACFAGRSSVEAEKRRTLAAASETQAAKMRERARINADLHDVLGQTLTAISLNAQLSSRLLQQGRNQDAASALRTVQLLSRQALADVRQVVSASREIVIAEEIENARALCQAANITFSVSALDTIKPEIENLAAWMIREGISNLVHHSGSDKAWLLCTAKSVCLIDNGKGYQELVSDSDNAGSSGNDATGNGLCGLKDRAKNLAVISYGNLFSSAWEQLIAIDPEISTRADELILPPKYPRKHPHGFFLALYTR, translated from the coding sequence ATGTTAAAAAATAGGGACTCTTGGGCTTTCGCTTTCCCTCCCCTACTATTTCTTATTCTGCCCCTTTACTATATGTCGGCAGGATTTCCACAAATCAGTTACCTTGTCGCTTTCTTTTTGATGGTGCTGTTTGGCGCCTTCTACGTGGCGGCTTGGCTACAAATCCCCTATCGTCCGCGCCGTTTATCCTCGCTTAATATCGCTATTCTAGCCGGGCTAATCGCCACCTATTTGGGAGGATGGTGGATAGCGGGAACTAACGCCCCGGTAGCCTTTCAAGCTTCCTATCTTTGCTCGGTAGCTATATTTTTACTACCTGCCCGTCTTGACTATTACGCATTAGGGATAATTTATCTGCTGACAATGCTGCAAGTAGCTATCTCTCCCTCTATAACCAACTGGTCGGCGGTGCTGATAACTATCTTTACTTCTTTAGCCTGCTTTGCTGGTCGCAGCTCCGTTGAGGCTGAAAAACGCCGGACGCTGGCGGCAGCTAGTGAAACACAGGCGGCTAAAATGCGCGAGCGAGCCAGGATTAACGCTGATTTGCATGATGTTTTAGGGCAGACCTTAACGGCTATTTCCTTAAATGCTCAGCTCAGTTCCCGGCTTTTGCAACAAGGCAGGAATCAGGACGCGGCCTCGGCTCTCCGCACTGTTCAGCTCCTTTCACGACAGGCTCTCGCGGATGTGCGACAGGTGGTTAGCGCTTCTCGCGAGATTGTAATCGCTGAAGAAATAGAAAATGCACGGGCACTTTGCCAGGCAGCAAATATCACTTTTTCTGTTAGCGCCCTGGATACTATCAAGCCCGAAATCGAGAATCTGGCTGCTTGGATGATTCGCGAGGGAATCTCTAATCTGGTTCATCATTCCGGCTCCGATAAGGCCTGGCTGCTCTGCACCGCTAAAAGCGTTTGTTTAATCGATAACGGTAAAGGTTACCAGGAGCTAGTTTCAGATAGTGATAACGCCGGGTCAAGTGGTAACGATGCTACCGGTAATGGTCTTTGCGGTCTTAAGGACAGAGCCAAAAATCTAGCAGTTATTTCTTACGGTAACCTGTTTAGCTCGGCTTGGGAGCAGCTAATAGCTATAGACCCCGAGATTTCTACCAGGGCAGATGAGCTGATTTTACCCCCTAAATATCCTCGTAAACACCCTCATGGATTCTTCCTTGCGCTTTATACTCGCTAG
- the rplT gene encoding 50S ribosomal protein L20 has translation MARVKRAVNAKKKRRTVLDRASGYRGQRSRLYRKAKEQLLHSGVYSYNDRRKRKNDFRKLWIQRINAACRAQDMTYNRFIQGLRLADIEVDRRMLSELAVYDIDTFNQLVDKAKAALPKDVNAPAA, from the coding sequence ATGGCACGCGTAAAAAGAGCAGTTAATGCCAAGAAGAAACGTCGCACCGTATTGGATCGCGCCTCCGGTTATCGGGGTCAGCGTTCCCGCCTGTACCGCAAGGCTAAAGAGCAGCTGCTGCACTCAGGCGTTTATTCCTACAATGATCGCCGCAAGCGCAAGAATGATTTCCGGAAACTGTGGATTCAGCGGATTAACGCCGCTTGCCGCGCCCAGGATATGACCTATAACCGGTTCATCCAGGGCCTGCGCCTAGCAGACATCGAAGTTGACCGCCGGATGCTCTCCGAACTAGCGGTTTACGATATTGACACCTTTAATCAGCTGGTAGACAAGGCGAAAGCTGCCCTACCGAAGGACGTAAACGCTCCGGCTGCTTAA
- a CDS encoding ABC transporter permease produces MSKNNDFALKLKTDNKMLKMLNFPASSKSQSPYNSWRNLGLIMRRCFFVWVHPTTLILFTFIPIACFSIFGLGQEYSNIDLGETTIAGSIMCNMCQYSVVFVAACITARIGTEQATGWTRQIALTPITSRLYGTGRVIATAISCLAMTIITYSYGFATGVRMSAKTLILSLGVLVISALFGAVFGLLTGLLIPSDAAQGIVGGGSSLIAIFSGMFTPLEQMGAFVQKLGEFMPMWGYNQLLQATFNNQTILGWKIYLNMAVWTVLLLGIVLALLQRKKS; encoded by the coding sequence ATGTCGAAAAATAATGATTTTGCTCTAAAGCTAAAAACCGATAATAAAATGTTAAAAATGCTGAATTTTCCCGCCTCCTCTAAAAGTCAATCCCCCTATAACTCCTGGCGGAATCTGGGATTAATTATGCGGCGTTGCTTTTTTGTTTGGGTACATCCGACTACTTTAATTCTATTTACTTTTATCCCGATAGCCTGTTTCTCGATTTTCGGTTTAGGGCAGGAATACTCGAATATCGATTTAGGAGAAACCACAATTGCCGGATCCATCATGTGCAATATGTGTCAATACTCGGTAGTATTTGTCGCCGCCTGTATCACTGCCCGTATCGGCACCGAACAGGCAACCGGCTGGACGCGACAAATCGCCCTCACCCCGATAACTTCCCGGCTGTATGGCACTGGCCGCGTTATCGCGACCGCTATTTCTTGCCTGGCAATGACCATTATTACTTACAGTTACGGGTTCGCTACCGGGGTACGCATGAGCGCAAAGACTCTAATATTATCCCTAGGTGTTTTAGTAATTTCCGCACTTTTCGGAGCGGTATTTGGATTATTAACAGGTCTGCTCATCCCCTCAGATGCGGCGCAAGGAATAGTTGGAGGCGGCTCGTCACTAATCGCTATTTTTTCGGGAATGTTTACTCCTTTAGAACAGATGGGCGCGTTTGTCCAAAAACTGGGTGAGTTTATGCCTATGTGGGGATATAATCAGCTTTTACAAGCCACATTTAATAATCAAACTATTTTGGGGTGGAAAATCTATTTGAATATGGCAGTGTGGACTGTGCTGCTATTGGGAATAGTGTTAGCGTTACTGCAACGAAAAAAGTCGTAG
- a CDS encoding type II toxin-antitoxin system YafQ family toxin, translating to MSYQIQWTSRFKKDYKQAIRRGLPIEELDDVIRLLAAGEALPKALKDHALTGNWLGHRECHIRPDWLLIYKISSNQIELSLTRTGTHSDLLQ from the coding sequence ATGAGCTACCAGATTCAATGGACTAGCCGGTTTAAGAAAGACTACAAGCAGGCTATTCGGCGTGGGCTTCCCATAGAGGAGCTAGATGACGTTATCCGGCTGTTAGCGGCTGGAGAAGCACTTCCAAAAGCACTAAAGGATCACGCACTAACGGGAAACTGGTTGGGGCATCGCGAATGTCATATCCGCCCTGATTGGCTACTGATATATAAAATTAGTTCTAACCAAATTGAGCTTTCGCTAACACGAACGGGAACGCACTCGGACTTATTGCAGTAG
- a CDS encoding sensor histidine kinase has product MANNRRNRGRFLRAPSRRLSRRLPVMVLGVCLLVLAVVGTFAGLTLRSALYTQLDTSLNQSVNQLAQIARAGQGKEVLGTPLNVEKESAQQGKSPKGKPADQLAKDTPHANKLPDPHGKDGEGEHVDKPEKPHPGRDFPGITAGSFSLIYQGSQATSLVASPKEGSRQLNSAQVQQVLAHSVAHPQNVHLISLGDYRVVLRSVSSPGGTAQIASGIPLREVNQTLRSFTLFYTLGSLAALLGAYFLARFLVRRELRDLAQVERVARKVETVDLQNEAKLPARVEDAVTREDSEAAQLGRSLNRALEHVETSLKLREDSEAQLRQFVADASHELRTPVAAISGYAQLLARQNLGEEAADAVERIERESGRLADLVSDLILLARMDAGQSAQVEEVPIAGALVDTFTTVRIAYPDHLWELEIGEELAAARVAGSESALAQIFSNLLSNAAQHTPAGTKVQVSAGFTADRQVQVQVADNGPGIDERITDTLFDRFVRADSARQPGESSGLGLAIVKTLTEALGGSVTGENRATSGAIFTLTLPLS; this is encoded by the coding sequence GTGGCTAATAACAGACGCAATAGGGGCCGGTTTTTACGCGCCCCCTCACGTCGTCTTTCGCGCCGCCTACCGGTGATGGTGCTAGGGGTGTGCCTGCTGGTGCTCGCGGTGGTAGGAACTTTCGCGGGACTCACGCTGCGAAGCGCCCTCTATACTCAACTCGACACTTCACTTAACCAATCTGTGAATCAACTCGCCCAGATCGCCCGGGCTGGCCAGGGAAAAGAGGTTTTAGGAACTCCTTTAAACGTGGAGAAGGAAAGCGCGCAACAGGGAAAATCTCCCAAGGGAAAACCGGCGGATCAGCTGGCAAAAGATACACCGCACGCGAATAAACTCCCTGATCCGCATGGCAAAGACGGCGAGGGAGAGCATGTCGACAAACCGGAGAAACCGCACCCAGGACGGGATTTCCCGGGAATAACAGCCGGTTCATTTAGCCTCATCTATCAAGGCAGTCAGGCGACCTCTTTAGTAGCTAGCCCGAAAGAAGGCTCGCGCCAGTTGAACAGCGCCCAGGTGCAGCAGGTGTTGGCACATTCAGTTGCTCATCCCCAAAATGTTCACCTGATTTCGCTAGGCGATTATCGAGTGGTACTGCGCTCGGTGAGTAGCCCCGGTGGCACTGCCCAGATCGCCAGCGGAATCCCGCTGCGGGAAGTAAATCAAACTCTGCGTTCCTTTACCCTCTTTTACACTTTAGGATCGCTCGCGGCTCTGCTAGGCGCCTACTTTTTGGCGCGATTCCTGGTGCGCCGGGAACTGCGGGATCTAGCCCAGGTGGAACGGGTAGCGCGAAAAGTTGAAACCGTCGATCTCCAAAACGAAGCTAAGCTACCTGCGCGGGTTGAAGACGCAGTTACCCGGGAAGACTCGGAGGCCGCCCAGCTCGGGCGCTCTTTGAACCGCGCCCTCGAACATGTCGAAACCTCGCTGAAACTACGGGAGGATAGCGAGGCGCAGCTGCGCCAATTTGTAGCTGACGCCTCTCATGAACTACGCACCCCCGTCGCTGCTATCAGTGGATACGCCCAGCTATTGGCGCGGCAAAACCTGGGAGAGGAGGCCGCAGACGCAGTCGAGCGGATCGAAAGGGAAAGTGGGCGGCTCGCGGATCTAGTTTCTGATTTGATTTTGTTGGCGCGGATGGATGCCGGACAAAGTGCCCAGGTAGAGGAAGTGCCGATTGCGGGAGCCTTGGTGGATACTTTTACGACTGTCCGGATTGCCTATCCCGACCACCTCTGGGAACTGGAAATAGGGGAAGAATTGGCCGCAGCCAGGGTAGCGGGCAGCGAATCCGCTCTCGCCCAGATTTTTTCTAACCTGCTTTCAAATGCGGCACAGCACACGCCTGCCGGAACCAAAGTACAGGTTAGCGCCGGCTTTACGGCGGATCGGCAAGTACAGGTGCAGGTGGCCGATAACGGACCGGGTATTGACGAGCGGATTACCGATACCCTATTTGATCGCTTCGTGCGTGCCGACAGTGCGCGGCAGCCCGGAGAATCCTCCGGGCTAGGGCTGGCGATCGTAAAAACCTTGACCGAAGCCCTCGGAGGCAGCGTCACAGGCGAAAATCGCGCCACCTCAGGAGCCATCTTCACCCTCACCCTGCCCCTCAGTTAG